The genomic interval ACAAGATGAAATCattccatcatcaataaagtctGTTGAATTGATGCATTCACCACCAACCGCCTTATGGCCTCGTGCATCAATGTGGATAGGTTCTATATCAGTCCTACTAAGTGGAGTTGATACTGGATATgcatcacaatgtaaaagtgaATAATCAAATGATggctcattttcttgatatacaTCATCCTCACTTGATTCATTATTAATATCATCCGGAACCCTTGGCACTGGTGGAATGTCATACACATTCCTATTATTATACTTCTGCACAACATACCAGTTTCCCTTCGACCTTATATCTCTAATGTAAAAACACTGGGAAGCCTGGCATGCCAACACAAATGGTTCGTTCTTATACCAAGTTCTGTCCATGTTGACACTAGTTATATGATCGTCTACTCGTACCCCACGCTTCTTATCACCAAcatcaaaccaatcacaactgaACAAGTACACTCGACGACCTCCCATGTAGTGTAACTCCACAACATCATTAAGAACACCATAAAAGTCTAAGTTATTAGTATCTTCGTCACCAGTTACCAACACCCTTGAATTTTGTGATCGTCGGCGAAGTTCAAGCTGCTTCGTATGGAACCGTTTACCATTTATAATGCAGGCATCATATGATGCAACCCAAGGGTCTGGACCACAAGCTAACGCATACAAATCAGCAGACACCTGTGGTGGGTTTCCCGTACGTTGGTCTTGAACCTACACAAATATCGGGCTAAGTTTTGAACTTATACTTTGAAATACATACTCAAAAGCAAGGTCGGGTTAATTATAAGTAGATAGAATATACGCCCGTGCTAACTTACACGTTGCTTGAACCAAGTTGGAAACTCATTTTGATGCGTGCGATCAACAGAATTTGGGTTTGACTCCCTACATTTGTCATAGTGCTCCCTGCATTTGGTGAACACAATCAGCCAATCAATATTAACCCCAGTTACGTAAAGTCTACAAGATAGTAGTAGGTCGTTTCGAAAAAGCACAAAGGAAGTCATGATTGCTTACTCGAGATAAGGTCCAATCTCGATACAGTTGTTAAGCACATACCATATGGCCGAGGTGCGAAGTTTATCTTGTAATTGCACATTACGAGCTATACCCAATGGACGAAGTCTTTGGTTGAAAACTTTGAAACCATCTATAGTATCATCTTCTCCACCATCAATGTTGCGGTCTGCTCGATTAAACTTCGTCTCAACATCTTGGAGATACATggagcaaaatgtcaaacactcgatgtgaatgtaggcttccgctattgaaccttctggacgagctttattcttaacataccgctTGAATTTCCCGAGATACCTTTCGAATGGATACATCCACCGATATTGAACTGGACCTCCGAGTATGGCCTCACCCGGtaaatggacagctaggtggaccataatATCGAAAAAAGAGGGAGGAAATATCATCTCTAATTTGCATAGAATGGTGACGATATCAAGTTGAAGCTGGGATAAGCGATTCACATCCAGGGTTCGGGCacacaactctttgaagaaactGCTAAGTTCAGTCAACGCCAATGCAATATCACTCCTTAAGAACCCCCCAACAGCAATAGGAAGCAGTCGTTGCAAGAAAACATGATGGTCATGGCTTTTGAGGCCACTGATTTTGCAATCACGCACAGATACACAATGCGTGACATTGGAGGCAaacccatctggaaatttaACCCCAGCAAGCCACTCACataatttattcctttcatcTCCATGTAATGTGTACAATGCACGTGGCATTGTAACACGTCCACCTTCAGACTTAAGATGCAATTCTTTTCTGAAGCCCAAGTTCTCCAGATCACGCCGAGAgtttatattatcttttgttttgccAGGCATGTCCATTAAAGTGCCCAATATGCTATCGGAAatgttcttctcaatatgcataacatctagattatgtCGAAGCCGCAACATTGACCAATAAGGTAGTTTGAAGAATATGCTTTTCTTTGTCCAGTTCAACTGTTCTGCAGTGCGTTTTCTCTTCCTACAAGATTTTCCAAATTGGACATCTCCAAGCATTTGTAGTTGAGTTAAGAGACCATGTCCTTCAACCCAATttggtggcatgcgatgatcttcttTACCGTTGAACAACCATTTTCTTATCCGCCACACGTGACCTGCCGGTAATAGACGTCGATGTCCCATATAACACTGTTTTCTGCCATACTTCAACCAATTAGAATCTGTGCTTGCATTGCAAGAAGGACATGCCAATTTCCCTTTTGTTGACCACCCAGAAAGATTTCCGTAAGCAGGGAAGTCATTAATTGTCCAcaataaggcagcatgcaacatGAACATTTCCTTTGTGGAAGCATCATATGTAGGTACCCCATGTTCCCAGAGTTCAAGGAACTCATCAATTAACGGTTGCAAATACACATCAATGTCATTCCCTGGTGATTTTGGGCCAGGGATAATGAGCGATGTCA from Juglans regia cultivar Chandler chromosome 2, Walnut 2.0, whole genome shotgun sequence carries:
- the LOC108994013 gene encoding uncharacterized protein LOC108994013 encodes the protein MLISLLRSAFPDAKLPNSYEEARSLERGLDFKYHKIHACPNDCILFWKEYANLNECPICKASRWMPNTHGSRVIPQKVLRHFPLKPRLQRLFVTDKIASDMRWHKEQRVPDEGSMRHPADSQSWQTFDQAHCWFARDARNVRLGLASDGFNPFNNLAKPYSIWPVILVPYNLPPWLCMKDQFFMTSLIIPGPKSPGNDIDVYLQPLIDEFLELWEHGVPTYDASTKEMFMLHAALLWTINDFPAYGNLSGWSTKGKLACPSCNASTDSNWLKYGRKQCYMGHRRLLPAGHVWRIRKWLFNGKEDHRMPPNWVEGHGLLTQLQMLGDVQFGKSCRKRKRTAEQLNWTKKSIFFKLPYWSMLRLRHNLDVMHIEKNISDSILGTLMDMPGKTKDNINSRRDLENLGFRKELHLKSEGGRVTMPRALYTLHGDERNKLCEWLAGVKFPDGFASNVTHCVSVRDCKISGLKSHDHHVFLQRLLPIAVGGFLRSDIALALTELSSFFKELCARTLDVNRLSQLQLDIVTILCKLEMIFPPSFFDIMVHLAVHLPGEAILGDVETKFNRADRNIDGGEDDTIDGFKVFNQRLRPLGIARNVQLQDKLRTSAIWYVLNNCIEIGPYLEEHYDKCRESNPNSVDRTHQNEFPTWFKQRVQDQRTGNPPQVSADLYALACGPDPWVASYDACIINGKRFHTKQLELRRRSQNSRVLVTGDEDTNNLDFYGVLNDVVELHYMGGRRVYLFSCDWFDVGDKKRGVRVDDHITSVNMDRTWYKNEPFVLACQASQCFYIRDIRSKGNWYVVQKYNNRNVYDIPPVPRVPDDINNESSEDDVYQENEPSFDYSLLHCDAYPVSTPLSRTDIEPIHIDARGHKAVGGECINSTDFIDDGMISSCSGDGYGDWEYSDEDDLSTDEESESE